In Virgibacillus sp. NKC19-16, a single genomic region encodes these proteins:
- the treC gene encoding alpha,alpha-phosphotrehalase, whose product MNEAWWEKATVYQIYPKSFMDTTGNGIGDIQGIIQKLDYIKKLGADVIWLTPVYRSPQNDNGYDISDYYSIEPTYGTMEDFEQLLEETHKRGMKLIMDLVINHTSTDHEWFKQSASSKNSDYRDFYIWKDAAGGAEPTNWQSKFGGSAWEYDKETDQYYLHLFDRTQGDLNWENEKLRKKVYEMMRFWGDKGIDGFRLDVINLISKDQLFPNDENGDGRKFYTDGPRVHEFLHEMNQAVLTPYDLMTVGEMSSTTLENCVMYTKPEREELDMTFQFHHLKVDYVNKEKWTKTPFDFIELKKILSNWQVGMHEGGGWNALFWCNHDQPRAVSRFGDDERYHKESAKMLATVLHMMQGTPYIYQGEEIGMTNPGFTSIEEYRDVESLNAYETLKQEGKSEQEVIEILQQKSRDNARTPMQWTGEANAGFTTATPWIQPAENYPEINAENVLEEKDSIFSHYQKLIALRKKYDIITYGDYQLLLEDDPQLFAYTRNWKGERLIVVSNFYAEEVTVNLPIDSPKPDRILLSNYSDSQNLGEQLTLRPYESIVYYVK is encoded by the coding sequence ATGAATGAAGCATGGTGGGAAAAGGCTACCGTTTATCAGATTTACCCGAAAAGTTTTATGGATACAACCGGCAATGGTATTGGGGATATTCAAGGGATTATCCAAAAATTAGACTATATTAAAAAACTAGGTGCCGACGTTATTTGGCTGACACCTGTTTACAGATCTCCACAAAATGATAATGGCTATGATATCAGTGATTATTATTCCATTGAACCGACATATGGCACAATGGAAGATTTCGAACAATTACTGGAAGAAACGCATAAGCGTGGCATGAAGCTTATTATGGACCTAGTTATTAACCATACATCCACTGATCATGAATGGTTTAAGCAATCCGCCTCATCAAAAAACAGTGACTATCGTGATTTCTATATCTGGAAAGACGCAGCAGGCGGGGCTGAGCCGACTAACTGGCAGTCGAAATTCGGTGGATCTGCGTGGGAGTATGATAAAGAAACAGATCAATATTACCTCCATTTATTTGATCGGACACAAGGTGATTTAAACTGGGAAAATGAAAAATTAAGAAAAAAGGTCTATGAGATGATGCGTTTCTGGGGCGACAAAGGGATTGACGGCTTTCGCCTGGACGTGATTAACCTGATTTCCAAAGATCAGCTTTTCCCAAATGACGAGAATGGGGACGGTCGGAAATTTTATACCGATGGGCCACGCGTACATGAATTTTTACATGAAATGAATCAAGCTGTTCTTACGCCATACGATCTGATGACAGTTGGAGAGATGTCTTCTACAACGCTGGAAAACTGTGTAATGTACACAAAGCCGGAGCGGGAAGAGCTTGATATGACATTCCAATTTCACCATTTGAAGGTCGATTACGTAAATAAGGAGAAATGGACAAAGACCCCGTTTGACTTTATAGAATTGAAAAAGATCCTTTCCAATTGGCAGGTCGGGATGCATGAAGGGGGCGGCTGGAACGCGCTGTTCTGGTGCAATCATGATCAGCCACGTGCGGTTTCTCGCTTCGGGGATGATGAAAGATATCATAAAGAATCCGCAAAAATGCTTGCGACCGTCCTGCATATGATGCAAGGAACACCTTACATTTATCAGGGCGAAGAAATCGGTATGACCAACCCTGGCTTTACATCCATCGAAGAATACCGTGATGTTGAGTCATTAAACGCATATGAAACACTCAAGCAGGAAGGAAAGTCGGAGCAGGAAGTGATCGAAATCCTGCAACAGAAATCACGTGATAATGCCAGGACGCCAATGCAGTGGACAGGTGAAGCTAATGCCGGATTCACAACGGCGACACCATGGATTCAGCCAGCAGAGAATTATCCTGAAATCAATGCAGAAAACGTATTGGAAGAAAAGGACTCTATTTTCAGCCATTATCAAAAGTTAATCGCGCTACGTAAAAAATATGATATCATTACCTATGGGGATTATCAGCTATTGCTGGAAGATGATCCACAACTATTTGCATATACACGTAATTGGAAAGGTGAAAGATTAATTGTAGTGAGCAATTTTTACGCCGAGGAAGTTACTGTGAATCTCCCTATAGATAGTCCGAAACCTGATCGGATTTTACTATCAAATTACTCGGACTCCCAAAACTTAGGAGAACAATTAACGCTAAGACCTTATGAATCCATTGTGTATTATGTGAAATAA
- a CDS encoding YkvA family protein yields the protein MYRFFNRIRFLFKFHKSIPFMKDFFMTNEVKRSTKILFAVLIIGYIALPFDLIPDFILLFGIVDDATIAIFLLQQMVKVAPESLKEKHKLFQ from the coding sequence ATGTACCGCTTTTTCAATCGAATTCGTTTTCTATTTAAATTTCATAAATCGATTCCGTTTATGAAAGATTTCTTCATGACAAATGAAGTAAAACGCTCGACCAAGATTCTGTTTGCTGTTCTGATTATAGGCTATATCGCACTTCCTTTTGACCTAATCCCGGATTTCATACTGCTTTTTGGAATCGTGGACGACGCCACAATTGCAATATTCCTACTGCAACAAATGGTCAAAGTAGCACCAGAATCATTAAAAGAAAAACACAAGTTGTTCCAGTAG
- the treR gene encoding trehalose operon repressor, which produces MKKKYLTIYDDLVKKIQAQVWPASTMLPSENALTENYNTSRETIRKALNLLSQNGYIQKIRGKGSIVIDLNKLSFPVSGIISFSELAENMQLSSKTIVKELGFVQADHSIHSIFDTADSGDIWKVFRVREISGEKIILDKDFFHDAYVPLLSKKICEDSIYKYIEKEMGLVVSFAQKEILVEEPTEEDRALLDLDGFSNIVVIRSQVYLDDTSLFQYTESRHRPDKFRFVDFARRVQN; this is translated from the coding sequence ATGAAAAAGAAATATTTAACTATATATGATGATTTAGTGAAGAAAATACAAGCACAAGTATGGCCAGCATCTACAATGCTGCCATCCGAAAATGCGTTGACAGAGAACTATAACACATCCCGTGAAACAATTAGAAAAGCATTGAATTTGTTATCACAAAATGGCTATATTCAAAAAATCCGTGGCAAGGGATCTATTGTGATTGATTTAAACAAGCTTTCCTTTCCGGTATCAGGGATTATAAGCTTCAGTGAACTTGCAGAGAATATGCAGCTATCAAGTAAAACGATTGTGAAGGAACTAGGGTTTGTACAGGCTGATCATAGCATCCATTCCATATTCGATACAGCGGACAGTGGTGACATATGGAAGGTTTTCCGGGTGAGGGAGATATCTGGTGAAAAAATAATACTGGATAAAGATTTTTTCCATGATGCATATGTTCCTTTGCTTTCAAAAAAAATATGTGAGGATTCGATTTACAAGTATATAGAAAAGGAAATGGGGCTAGTCGTATCCTTCGCACAAAAGGAAATCCTTGTAGAAGAACCCACAGAAGAAGATCGTGCGTTATTGGATCTGGATGGATTTTCGAATATTGTTGTGATTAGAAGTCAAGTGTATCTGGACGATACGAGCTTGTTTCAATATACGGAATCGAGACATAGGCCGGATAAATTTCGCTTTGTTGATTTCGCAAGGCGAGTGCAAAATTAA
- the treP gene encoding PTS system trehalose-specific EIIBC component, which yields MDEKEEMIYAPLSGRVVELENVPDPTFSQKMMGDGLAIEPSDGKVVAPFDGEIVQVFPTKHAVGLQGESGVEVLIHIGLETVALDGEGFEAHVKQGDQVKTGDPLITFDLAFIKEKAANHVSPVIITNGDTLEIEKTQQEKLVAGESILFQTKPKDEKKADTKSKTKTVQYSQEAEEIVAAMGGEANINAATHCVTRLRFALSDEEKVDQEALDDIGLVKGSFSANGQFQVVIGQGTVDKVYKAMVDETGISEATKEEVKEAGGKKQNPLQRGIKVLADIFIPILPAIVTAGLLLGLNNILINPIFAEESIIEMYPQWAGIADMINIIANTAFTFLPALIGWSAVNRFGGNPLLGIVLGLIMVHPALMPASDYAQAAAQGNAPTWNLFGLEIDMIGYQGQVLPVLVASWVLAKIEVWLKKRVVDSLQLLVVAPVALLVTGFLAFIIIGPVTFEIGNGITGGVITVFEAFPVIGGLLYGALYAPLVITGMHHTFLAVDLQLIGSTGTTFLWPILALSNIAQGSAAFAMMLVSKDEKLKGLAGTSGVSAYLGVTEPAMFGVNLRLRYPFIAAMIGTSIAGAFISLQAVQATSVGIGGIPAFLSIVLENWISFFIGMGIVIIVPFIITYLLGKRKLNTN from the coding sequence ATGGATGAAAAAGAAGAAATGATCTATGCGCCACTTAGCGGGCGGGTCGTTGAACTAGAGAATGTTCCAGATCCTACATTTTCGCAAAAAATGATGGGTGATGGTCTTGCGATAGAACCAAGTGACGGAAAAGTAGTTGCTCCGTTTGATGGGGAGATTGTACAAGTTTTCCCTACAAAGCATGCTGTTGGTCTTCAAGGAGAGTCCGGTGTAGAAGTATTAATTCACATTGGATTAGAAACGGTGGCCCTGGATGGGGAAGGGTTTGAAGCACATGTGAAACAAGGAGATCAGGTTAAAACTGGCGATCCTTTGATAACGTTTGATTTAGCGTTTATTAAGGAAAAGGCAGCTAATCATGTTTCTCCAGTTATTATTACAAACGGCGATACACTTGAAATTGAAAAAACACAGCAAGAAAAACTTGTAGCCGGTGAGTCCATCCTTTTTCAAACAAAACCCAAAGATGAAAAGAAAGCGGACACAAAATCCAAAACAAAAACGGTGCAATACAGTCAAGAAGCGGAAGAAATTGTAGCTGCAATGGGTGGGGAGGCTAATATAAATGCAGCAACGCACTGTGTAACGCGACTGCGTTTTGCTTTGTCTGATGAAGAGAAGGTTGATCAGGAGGCGTTGGATGACATAGGGCTTGTAAAGGGTTCTTTTTCAGCAAATGGCCAGTTCCAGGTCGTCATTGGACAAGGTACGGTTGATAAGGTTTATAAAGCAATGGTTGATGAAACAGGTATTAGCGAAGCAACGAAAGAAGAAGTAAAGGAAGCTGGTGGTAAAAAACAAAATCCATTACAGCGTGGAATTAAAGTGTTAGCAGATATCTTTATTCCGATTTTGCCAGCAATTGTTACAGCTGGTTTATTATTGGGTCTTAATAATATTTTAATCAACCCGATATTCGCAGAAGAATCGATCATCGAGATGTATCCTCAGTGGGCAGGTATAGCAGATATGATCAATATTATTGCCAATACTGCGTTTACATTTTTGCCTGCATTAATTGGTTGGTCTGCGGTGAATCGGTTTGGTGGGAATCCATTATTAGGTATTGTTTTAGGTCTCATCATGGTACATCCTGCTTTAATGCCAGCAAGTGATTACGCACAAGCAGCTGCACAAGGGAATGCACCTACATGGAATTTATTTGGTCTTGAGATTGATATGATTGGTTATCAAGGTCAGGTTCTTCCAGTACTAGTTGCTTCATGGGTCCTGGCAAAAATAGAAGTTTGGTTAAAAAAACGTGTTGTCGATTCCTTGCAATTATTAGTCGTTGCCCCAGTTGCATTATTAGTAACGGGCTTCCTAGCATTTATTATTATTGGTCCCGTTACATTTGAAATCGGAAACGGGATTACAGGCGGTGTTATCACGGTATTTGAAGCCTTTCCAGTTATCGGGGGACTGTTGTATGGAGCCCTTTACGCACCATTAGTTATTACAGGAATGCATCATACATTCCTAGCTGTCGACTTGCAATTGATTGGCAGTACAGGGACGACATTCCTATGGCCGATTCTTGCCCTATCAAATATTGCCCAGGGGTCAGCCGCATTTGCGATGATGCTTGTATCTAAAGATGAGAAATTAAAAGGACTCGCCGGAACTTCGGGTGTTTCTGCATATCTAGGTGTTACTGAACCAGCAATGTTCGGAGTTAATTTGCGACTTAGGTATCCATTCATAGCAGCAATGATCGGTACCTCCATTGCAGGTGCGTTCATATCACTTCAAGCTGTGCAAGCTACTTCGGTTGGAATAGGTGGGATCCCGGCATTTCTATCTATTGTATTAGAAAACTGGATTTCCTTCTTTATTGGCATGGGAATCGTAATCATCGTTCCATTTATCATTACGTATCTTTTAGGCAAACGAAAGTTGAACACAAACTAA